The DNA window CTCCTCTTTCCCCAACCGGGGAGTGGTCTGTCCTCGTCTTTTGACGTCTCGTCCGAAGATGGGGGACCGCAACGGAGATGTAAACAGTCCTTAACCTCTCAGCCAAAGACGTGTAGAGTGAGGATCACCGACTGAGGGGGCTCGTGGAACGGCGAGTGGTGTTGGGAAAACGACTGCAAGCGATTGGGGCCGAGCCGTCCCCTCTCCTCTCGTCTGGGACTGATTCTCGGAATGCTCAAACGCTCTGCGGCTCGTCCCCCGAACGTTTCGACTCGTCGATTTCCCGGCATCAATGCCCTCCCCAGAGCGTTGGTCTGTGCGGGCATTACTCACATGCTGCGCCCCTGCTTCGCTTCTGTATACCCCCTTTTTCACGGATGGCTCGTTTCCTTCTCTGCTCGGCTGCTCTCGCCGTCGCCCTCTTGTTCCCGTCGCCTACGGTCGCCCAAGAGACCGCTTCCCTCCGCGGCTACGTGCGCGATGCGTCGACGGGCGAAACCTTGCTTCAGGCCAATGTCCTCGTGCAGGGGGCCGGACAGGGAACCGCAACCAATAACGAAGGCTACTACGCCCTCCGCGGCCTGGAGCCCGGCACGTACGTCGTCCTCTTTTCCTACGTCGGCTTTCAGGCGCAGCGGGAAGAAATCACGCTAGCCCCGGGCGAGGAACGCCGCCTGGACGTGGAACTGACGCCGGCGGAGCTGCAGGCCGACGAGGTGGTCGTGACCGGAGAGGGGGACGACGAAGAAATTGAACGCCAAATCGGCACCGATCGGCTCTCGACCGCCGCCATCACACAGCTGCCGTCCGTCCTCCAGCCGGACGTCTTTCGCTCCCTGAGCCTGCTGCCCGGCGTAACGACGGCCTCCGACTACTCCAGCAACCTCTACATCCGCGGCGGCGGGCCGGACCAAACCCTCGTCCTGCTCGACGGCACCACGGTGTACAACCCCACCCACTTCTTCGGCTTTTTCTCCACCTTTAACCCCGACGCCATTAAGGACGTGCAGCTCTACAAGGGCGCCTACCCGGCCAAGTACGGCGGGCGGCTCGGAAGCGTGGTGTCCATCTACAACAAAGACGGAAACCGACGCGAGACGACCGGAGGCCTTAGCGTCGGCCTGCTCGCGTCCCGAGCCTACGTGGAAGGCCCGTACGGCGGCTCGGACGACGACCCGGCGGGATCATACATGGTGGCCGTGCGGCGCTCCACGCTCGAACCCGTCCTTGCCGCCCTCCGGAGTGCCGACACCGACGGCATCCCGGACAGCTTCTCCTTCTACGACGTCAACGCAAAGATCAACTACGACGCCGGTCCTAACGATAAGCTGTCCCTGTCTTTTTATGGCGGGCAGGACTTTCTCGTCATCGAACCGCAGGAGGATACCCGCTTCGACGTCAACTACGGAAACCAGACCGTGAGTGCCGACTGGACGCACCTCTTTGGCGACCGGGTGTTCTCCACCCTGACGCTTACGGGCTCCCGATACCGGAGCACCCCGGTTGCCGAGCTCGCCAGCACACGACTGCTGCAGGAAAACGGGGTCGACGACCTTTCGCTGAACGCCGACGTCGAATACACGCCCAATGAGACGCACACGGTCGAGAGCGGGCTGCGGGCCAGTACCTTGGCCTTCGAGCTGACCAGTACGTTCGACGGGACGACCACCTTTGACCAGCGCATTACCGGCCAGCGCGTGGCCCTGTACGTGCAGGACACCTATGAGCCCACCTCGGCGTGGACGCTGAAGGGCGGACTGCGCAGCACATACTTCAGTCGAGGCAACTTCTGGCGGTTCTCGCCGCGCCTCTCGGTCGACTATAACCTGACCTCCAGTGTTCAACTGCAGGCCGCCTACGGGCGCTACCACCAATTCCTCACGCTGGAGACGAGCCAGCTCTTTACGGCGTTCGACACGTGGCTCATGGCCGATGCAGGCGTGCCGCCCTCCTACAGCGACCAGGTGGCTGTGGGCTTGAAGGCGTCCCTCGGGGCCGACTGGCAACTGGAGGTGGAAGGCTACGGACGCACCATGCGCGGCCTCTTTGAACAGGATCCGTTTCTGCCCGACAATGCCGGCGTGCGCTACGCTGAGCGCTTTCACTTCGGCGACGGTCGAGCCTACGGGGCCGAGCTTCTGATCCGTCGCCAGAAGGGCACCCTCAACGGCTTCCTCAGCTACACCCTGGGCCGTACAGAACGCCGGTTCCCGAACGTGAACCTCTCCGAAAGCGGCGAGCCGCAATACTATCCTCCCAACTACGACCGGACGCACACCCTCACGCTGGCGGCCAACTACGAGCTCACCGACCAGTGGCGACTCACGAGCACCTTTAACTACAATACCGGCAAGGCCTACACCGAGCCGAAGCTGCGCTACCAGCTCGTGAACGATCCCTTCCAGTCCCAAACGGAGGCGCGAAGTGTCCTCGTGAGTCCCTTCAACAACGCCCGCCTTCCTCCTTATCACCGCCTCGATGTCGGCGTGGCTCGAACGGGGCGCCTCTTCGGCGTGGCCGACTACGAATTCCAGGCGCAACTCATTAATGCCTATTCTCGCCGCAACACCTGGTTTTACCAGTATGAGAGTGAACCCGACGGCACGCTCGATCGCACCGAGGTTCCCCAGATCCCCGTTCCGATTCCAAACCTCTCCCTTTCCCTCACATTTTGACGATCGACCTACGGCCGTCTTCTGTCCGCTTTCCGGCAGAGGCCGGAGACTCATGATCGCCGGCTGAAGCTTCTGAGACAGGACGCGGCTCCTGCCCCTTCCAACGTATGGGAGCGGGAAGGAGGCCCTTCATTCTTGCGAGAGAAACGGTCTTCACCCCATCGATACCAACAACAGCCCAACAACGTGATCGCTCGTCGTCTCGCGCTTTTCTCGATTTTGCTCACTGGGATTGGTCTGCTCGGATGCGACACCACTGCCACCGCCCCGTCGTCCCAGATCGTCGTGGAGGCGTACCTGCAGGCCGGGGCTGCCCTGCCGTCCGTACGCCTCTCGCGAACAGTGGGGGCGAATGAGACCTACAACCCGTCGGCCGTTGCGGTTCGTGAGGCCGACGTGGACGTGCAGCGGCTCGCCGAAGACAGCACAGTGGAGGCAACCGTCGCTTACAGCGAGCGTGATTCCGTTCCGGGCCTCTATACGCCCACTGAAGCCTCCATTGTGGAGTCCCAGCAGACGTACCGCCTCCAGGTGGAGACCGACGATGGCACCACCCTGTCGGCCACGACGACCGTGCCCGGCCCTATTGACATTGTGGAGACCGAGAACGACACGACAGTCTACCAGAGCCCCAACCAGCCCGCGTTCACCGTCGAACTGCCCCCGCGAGAAGGACCACAGAACGTATTTACGTTCACCACCACCTCCCTGCTCGACTTTGAGAACACGCCGGACTCCACCCTCCGCCGGTCGCTCACACCGTTCTACGCCGACGGCTTCGAGCCAGAGGACGACAGTCTCGAATCGCTCCGGGTCGCGTCGTCTGGGCTTCTGAACGAAGGAAACTTCGAACGCAACGCGGACGAGACGATCACCGTCACCTTGCCGTGGCTGGCCATCGCCTTCTTCGGCCCCAACGAGATTGCTATCAACGTTGTGGACGACAACTACTACGACTTCCTTCGCTCACAGCAGGTGCAGCAAGGCGGCTTTGCCCCCGGGGAGATTCCCAACGTCATTGAGCACGTGCGGGGAGGGACCGGCATCTTTGGAAGCTATGCCCGTGCCGCCCGGTCTTCCATCATCCAGCGCCCCAGCCGCCCGGAATCTCGGGCGACTCGGGCGGTTCATCCCCACGAATCGTCCTCTCCATAATGTGACCCGGCCGCGGCGTCGTTACGCCTCGGTCGGGTGCGGGCCTTCGACCTCTACCTGCATCCGCTCCCCGACGTAGCCGCCCACGAGGGACGCAAGCAGGCCCACGAAGAGCACCAGCGACATGCGGAGGTAGGAGAGGATCGACTGTCCGGCGAGGGTAAACACGAACACGTCAATCAGCAGAATGAGCGTGATGAGGCCCGACACCGCCGCTTCGTACGACGTGTCGCCCGGCGACCGGAACGCGCAGACGTACCCGGTGGCCTGCAACCCGAGGAACACGACAAAGAGCATGACCCAGGCATTCTCCGGCTCCAGCGCGGCAATTGGACTCGCAAAGAGGCCGAAGAGCCAAATGACCAGGTTGGCGAGAAACAGGCTCACCGCAAGTCCGAGAATGGATCCAGCCACGATCCAGCCCCATTCCATGGCGGGCTTCCCCGACCCGGCGTAGGTACGCTCGAGTTTTTCGCCGGCCCAGGCCCCGGCAAACGTCAGAATGAGCCCGTTCATGAACGAGATTACCATCATGTACGTGTAGGTGCCGTTTTCCACCAGCCCATCGAAGCAGCGGAGGTCAAGGGCCGTAATGATTGCGTACGATGCCAGCGCCACCAGGATGGCGGCCAGGGCCGGCTCGAGCACCGTCTCCCCCTCACTCAGATACCCGTAGGACACCCCGGCGAGAATGAAGCCCGAGGTCATGGCGAGAAGGGGAAAGGTCGGAGCGCCGAAGGCATTGCCGTTCATCCAGGTGAGCAGCACGACGAAGATGACGCCAGTGACGAACGACCCGATGATGGCTTTGGGGTCGAAGCGAAAAGCAGAACGGGTAGGCATTGGGTTTCGAGATCGACTCGTGAGGGTGTGAAGTGAGCAGGACGCGACGGGGTCGTCGCCCCTCATGGACGAAGACCGCCCCGCCAGTAGTTACACCCCTTAATATAAAAACGTGAATCGCAGAAGAAACCCCGAACACAGTCCTTTTGTAAATTCGGGGCGTCGCGTTCCGTGCTCGGCGGCGCACGAGCAGGGGTCACGGTCGGGCCCACCCGGACCCTGTGCGTCCAGTTCGGATTAGGGGCGCTCGAGGAAACGACCGAGAGCCCATTCGTCTGCCCGCCTCCCCTCACCTGTGTCCCCATCCCCCGCAAAACGGGTTAAATCCGCATAACCCTCGAGGGTGCATTTGCGTCGGAGTACGCAAGACGCTACACTAGAACTTCTGGACATTGTGGCGAGGCTTCACGGAGCGAAGTGCGGACCTGCCCGTAATGAATGGTTGTCCCGTTTCCGTTGCCCTGTCTAGCACCCTCTGCGCGGGCGTTCAGCGGTTCGCGTTTTCTCGTCTCTCGCACCGATTGTTGACTAGCTTCTGTTACTCATGGCTTCTTCCGATTCCGCCCATCGCGTCGTCGTTACGGGTCTGGGCGCCCTCACCCCGCTTGGCAACACCGTTGCCGATTACTGGGAGGGCTTGATGGACGGAAAGAGTGGAGCGGGTCCCATTACCAAGTTCGACGCCTCGGACGTGCGCTCCAAGATTGCCTGCGAGGTGAAAGATTTCGACGCCAGCCAGTACATCGACGAGAAGCAGATCGAGCGTCAGGATCTCTTCAGCCAGTACGCACTGGCGGTCACCCAGCAGGCCTTCGACGACGCGGGGCTCGACACCGAGGCCCTCACGCCCGACGAACGCGACGACATCGGGGTGGTGATGGGCACCGGCGTGGGGGGTAGCAACATTTTTGTGGACGAGGTGCTGAATCTGGAGGAGAACGGCGCGCGCCGCATCTCTCCCTTCTTCGTCCCCATGATGATCAGCAACATGGCGGCCGGCCTCATTGCGATGGAGCATACGCTCCGCGGCCCCAACCACTGCGTCGTGAGCGCCTGCGCGACCGGCAACGATGCCGTCACCGACGGGCTCTTGCTCATGCAACAGGGCCACGCCGACGCGATGCTTGTGGGCGGCACGGAGGCGTCGGTGAACGAACTCTGCGTAGGCGGCTTCTCCTCGATGCGGGCCATGTCGACTCGAAACGACGACCCGACAGCGGCCAGCCGTCCTTTCGACAAAGACCGCGATGGGTTCGTGATTGCGGAGGGGGCCGGGGCCCTCCTGCTCGAAACGCTGGAGCGAGCCCAAGAGCGCGGCGCTCCCATCTACGCCGAGGTGGCGGGCGTGGGCAAGTCGAACGACGCGCACCACTACGCCGCTCCGGATCCGGATGGACGGGGCGCCGCCCTCGCCATGGAGAAGGCCATGGACGACGCGGGCCTCTCGCCGACCGACGTGGACCACATCAACATGCACGCGACCTCCACACCGGTGGGCGACGTCATCGAGTCCGACGCCGTGAAGAACGTCTTCGGCGACCACGCCTACGACATCAACATCTCGGCCACGAAGAGCATGACCGGCCACATGCTGGGGGCAGCCGGCGCGGCGGAGGCCATCGCCACAATCCTCGCAATTCACGAGGGACGCGTGCCCCCGACCATCAATGTGGACGAGCTCGACGAGGACTGTGACCTGAACTATACGCTCGACGAGCCGGTGGACCGCGACGTGAATGCCGCCCTGACCAATGCATTCGGCTTTGGCGGGCACAACACCACGCTGGCGTTCACTTCGTACGACGACTGACAAACCGCCCCCCAGGAGTCCTTGCTCGCTCCACTCACAGCGCCGCGGACGGCCGCCGGGAAAGGAGTTTCATTCAGAATGAGGGGGGGCTTCCTCGTACAAGATCTGCTCCTCTTGAACATGCTCCTCTTGAACAGACGCCCCCCCGCTCAGCGTAGACCGGAATGATTGGAGCTTCGCGAAGAGATTTTCGCCGCACGGGTATGCCTCCCGAAGTGGCCCAGGAGAGGCCAGGGATTCGCGCCGATGAATGAGGGGCAATACTCTCCCGGTCTCGATGAGCGAACGACTGGCCCTCTCGAGAAATCGTGCCTGTTCTGCATGTTCGTAGATGTGTTCAGCATATTCGAGCGATAGCTGCCAAACGTCCAGATTCTCAAATTTAATAGGACACAGGGCATCTGTTGAGGCTCTTGAGCTACCTTGTTCTACCCTCTATATGAGAGCCTTTGCCGACACGAGAATGATTTCCCATTCAGCCGACGGACTATTTGCCAAGCCGCCATCCGCGGCCTGCCGTCCGCAGTCAAACAGCTTCTATGTCCACTGACTCCTCCTCCAACTCGGATCCCGCCGCCAAGGACCTGCCCGACGATCTCGGCGGCGTCGCCGGCCTGCTCGACATCGACCTCGTGGAGACCGGCCCCGAGCGCGTGACCGCCACCATGCCAGTCACGGCAAAGCACCACCAGCCCTTCGGGGTCCTGCACGGCGGCGTAAGCGTGGTCCTCGCGGAAACCGTCGCGAGCATCGGGGCCTACCTGGCCGCTCCCGAAGGGCATACGGCCGTCGGCATGGAGGTGAACGCCAACCACGTCCGCTCGGTACAAAAAGGGCGCGTGGCGGCCGTGGCGACGCCGCTTCATACGGGACGCACCACCCACGTGTGGAGCGTCAAAATTCACCATGAGGGCGAAAAGCTCATCTGCGTGAGTCGCTGCACGCTCGCAATCGTCCAGCAAGAGTCCGCCTCTTCCTCCTAACTCCCTCGTCCGCCCATGCCCGCCCCCATTCCCGGCCTTCACCACATCACGGCCCTTTCGGGCGCTGCGCAGGACACCCTCGACTTCTACGCCGGTGTGCTCGGCCTGCGTCGCGTCAAAACGACGGTCAACTTCGATGACCCAAAGACCCATCACCTCTACTACGGCGACACGGTCGGCCGCCCCGGCACGGTCCTTACCTTCTTCCCGTGGCCGCGAGCGCGGCAGGGACGCACCGGGGCCGGCATGGTACAATCCGTGGCCTTCGCCATTCCCGCAGACGCGCTCGACCCGTGGAACGCTCACCTCAATGAGGCCGGGATTTCTGTCCGTCGTACAGAGTTGTTCGGCGACCCTGTGCTACGCTTCGACGACCCCTTCGGCCTCACCCTGGAGTTGGTCGCCACCGACACGATGACGAACAGCGGCGCATGGGGCGACGGCCCGATCTCGTCCGAGCACGCCCTCCGCGGATTTCATGCGCCCGTCCTCCCCATCTTCTCCGACGATCGCACGCCCGACCTCTTCACAGACCTCTTCGGGTGGACGCAGGTCCAAGAGAGCGAGAATCGGCGCCGATTTCAGGCGCCGGACTCGGACCTGGCGAACGTCGTTGACCTCCAGGTCCAGGAACGGCACCCATCGGGCCGAATGGGACAGGGCACGGTGCACCACATTGCCTTCCGGGCTCGCGATGCCGACGAGCAGAAGGAATGGCAGACAGCACTCCGCGACCGCGGTCTGCAGGTAACAGACGTGAAGGACCGGCAGTATTTTCAATCCATCTATTTCCGCGACCCGAACTGGACCTCCGGGATTCTCTTCGAAATCGCAACGGACGGTCCCGGCTTTCTGGACGACGAAGCCGAGGCCGAACTTGGCGAGACGCTCCGGATCCCGTCCTGGTTGGAAGCGGACCGCTCTGAGATCGAAGATGCCCTGCCGG is part of the Salinibacter sp. 10B genome and encodes:
- the fabF gene encoding beta-ketoacyl-ACP synthase II, with translation MASSDSAHRVVVTGLGALTPLGNTVADYWEGLMDGKSGAGPITKFDASDVRSKIACEVKDFDASQYIDEKQIERQDLFSQYALAVTQQAFDDAGLDTEALTPDERDDIGVVMGTGVGGSNIFVDEVLNLEENGARRISPFFVPMMISNMAAGLIAMEHTLRGPNHCVVSACATGNDAVTDGLLLMQQGHADAMLVGGTEASVNELCVGGFSSMRAMSTRNDDPTAASRPFDKDRDGFVIAEGAGALLLETLERAQERGAPIYAEVAGVGKSNDAHHYAAPDPDGRGAALAMEKAMDDAGLSPTDVDHINMHATSTPVGDVIESDAVKNVFGDHAYDINISATKSMTGHMLGAAGAAEAIATILAIHEGRVPPTINVDELDEDCDLNYTLDEPVDRDVNAALTNAFGFGGHNTTLAFTSYDD
- a CDS encoding ring-cleaving dioxygenase, whose product is MPAPIPGLHHITALSGAAQDTLDFYAGVLGLRRVKTTVNFDDPKTHHLYYGDTVGRPGTVLTFFPWPRARQGRTGAGMVQSVAFAIPADALDPWNAHLNEAGISVRRTELFGDPVLRFDDPFGLTLELVATDTMTNSGAWGDGPISSEHALRGFHAPVLPIFSDDRTPDLFTDLFGWTQVQESENRRRFQAPDSDLANVVDLQVQERHPSGRMGQGTVHHIAFRARDADEQKEWQTALRDRGLQVTDVKDRQYFQSIYFRDPNWTSGILFEIATDGPGFLDDEAEAELGETLRIPSWLEADRSEIEDALPALTSPTA
- a CDS encoding DUF4249 family protein, giving the protein MIARRLALFSILLTGIGLLGCDTTATAPSSQIVVEAYLQAGAALPSVRLSRTVGANETYNPSAVAVREADVDVQRLAEDSTVEATVAYSERDSVPGLYTPTEASIVESQQTYRLQVETDDGTTLSATTTVPGPIDIVETENDTTVYQSPNQPAFTVELPPREGPQNVFTFTTTSLLDFENTPDSTLRRSLTPFYADGFEPEDDSLESLRVASSGLLNEGNFERNADETITVTLPWLAIAFFGPNEIAINVVDDNYYDFLRSQQVQQGGFAPGEIPNVIEHVRGGTGIFGSYARAARSSIIQRPSRPESRATRAVHPHESSSP
- a CDS encoding hotdog fold thioesterase is translated as MSTDSSSNSDPAAKDLPDDLGGVAGLLDIDLVETGPERVTATMPVTAKHHQPFGVLHGGVSVVLAETVASIGAYLAAPEGHTAVGMEVNANHVRSVQKGRVAAVATPLHTGRTTHVWSVKIHHEGEKLICVSRCTLAIVQQESASSS
- a CDS encoding TonB-dependent receptor gives rise to the protein MARFLLCSAALAVALLFPSPTVAQETASLRGYVRDASTGETLLQANVLVQGAGQGTATNNEGYYALRGLEPGTYVVLFSYVGFQAQREEITLAPGEERRLDVELTPAELQADEVVVTGEGDDEEIERQIGTDRLSTAAITQLPSVLQPDVFRSLSLLPGVTTASDYSSNLYIRGGGPDQTLVLLDGTTVYNPTHFFGFFSTFNPDAIKDVQLYKGAYPAKYGGRLGSVVSIYNKDGNRRETTGGLSVGLLASRAYVEGPYGGSDDDPAGSYMVAVRRSTLEPVLAALRSADTDGIPDSFSFYDVNAKINYDAGPNDKLSLSFYGGQDFLVIEPQEDTRFDVNYGNQTVSADWTHLFGDRVFSTLTLTGSRYRSTPVAELASTRLLQENGVDDLSLNADVEYTPNETHTVESGLRASTLAFELTSTFDGTTTFDQRITGQRVALYVQDTYEPTSAWTLKGGLRSTYFSRGNFWRFSPRLSVDYNLTSSVQLQAAYGRYHQFLTLETSQLFTAFDTWLMADAGVPPSYSDQVAVGLKASLGADWQLEVEGYGRTMRGLFEQDPFLPDNAGVRYAERFHFGDGRAYGAELLIRRQKGTLNGFLSYTLGRTERRFPNVNLSESGEPQYYPPNYDRTHTLTLAANYELTDQWRLTSTFNYNTGKAYTEPKLRYQLVNDPFQSQTEARSVLVSPFNNARLPPYHRLDVGVARTGRLFGVADYEFQAQLINAYSRRNTWFYQYESEPDGTLDRTEVPQIPVPIPNLSLSLTF